Proteins encoded by one window of Blautia faecicola:
- a CDS encoding spore germination protein, with the protein MAEGTPVTKNLEENEVWFRSRCEGCADIKLQPMLLGKGGSVHVLAIYVENTVPNLILEESVLGRMFIEMTDKTPGEVYQAVEANSLGLSEAEPLPTREEAMDAMLAGNLLLLVDGYNKGLKIGSKGYPSRSVDTTDTEKVLRGSNEGFTESVKTNTALIRKRIRSTDLKVEELTAGVRSNTRLVLVYMKELVYQEVLEQIRQGIDRFVIDGVLDSGIIEQLTEEDWVSPFPQFQTTERPDLAAMEVLDGRVVLLSDNSPVALLLPSAFQDFMNVTEDRYNRFEIASFERLIRYAAMVFSFLLSGTYLAVIGFHTMILPTNLILSFAESRQGVPFPSLLEVLFMELAFELIREAGIRMPGALSGTIGIVGGLIIGDAAVSANLVSPMAVVVVALSALSSFAIPNEECTSAFRLIKYGFILLGGLLGMYGIVLGLYLLFGHLARLTSFQIPYLMPFTGKGVAGYRDERDLLVRAPMRRMRYRPIYAVRSQRIRLRENQKVRGDRKHVCR; encoded by the coding sequence ATGGCAGAGGGAACACCGGTGACAAAGAATCTGGAAGAAAATGAGGTCTGGTTTCGAAGCCGCTGCGAAGGCTGTGCGGATATCAAACTCCAGCCCATGCTGCTTGGAAAAGGGGGCAGCGTCCATGTGCTGGCGATTTATGTGGAAAATACCGTGCCGAATCTGATCCTCGAAGAGTCGGTGCTTGGGCGGATGTTTATCGAGATGACGGATAAAACTCCAGGGGAAGTGTATCAGGCAGTGGAAGCGAACAGCCTCGGACTTTCGGAGGCGGAGCCGCTGCCCACAAGGGAAGAGGCGATGGATGCGATGCTGGCGGGAAATCTGCTGCTTCTGGTGGACGGGTACAATAAGGGACTGAAGATCGGGAGCAAGGGATATCCCTCCCGCTCGGTAGATACCACGGACACAGAAAAGGTGCTGCGGGGATCGAACGAGGGATTTACCGAGTCGGTAAAGACCAATACCGCTCTGATCCGGAAAAGGATCCGGAGCACGGATCTGAAAGTGGAAGAGCTGACCGCCGGTGTCCGGTCGAATACGAGACTGGTACTTGTGTATATGAAAGAACTGGTATACCAGGAAGTGCTCGAGCAGATCCGGCAGGGCATTGACCGGTTTGTGATCGACGGTGTGTTAGACAGCGGGATCATCGAGCAGCTGACGGAAGAGGACTGGGTATCACCGTTTCCGCAGTTTCAGACGACCGAGCGGCCGGATCTGGCGGCGATGGAAGTGCTGGACGGGAGAGTGGTGTTACTGTCTGACAATTCCCCGGTAGCATTACTGCTTCCGAGTGCCTTTCAGGATTTTATGAATGTGACGGAGGATCGCTATAACCGATTCGAGATTGCCTCTTTTGAGCGGCTGATCCGCTATGCGGCGATGGTATTTTCCTTTTTGCTGTCCGGAACGTATCTGGCAGTGATCGGATTTCACACGATGATCCTTCCGACGAATCTGATCCTGTCCTTTGCGGAGTCCAGGCAGGGCGTGCCGTTTCCGAGCCTCCTGGAAGTGCTGTTTATGGAACTGGCGTTTGAACTGATCCGCGAGGCGGGGATCCGGATGCCGGGGGCGCTCAGCGGAACCATCGGTATCGTAGGCGGACTGATCATCGGAGATGCGGCGGTCAGTGCTAATCTGGTGAGCCCGATGGCGGTGGTGGTTGTGGCACTGAGCGCACTCAGTTCCTTTGCCATACCGAATGAGGAATGTACCTCGGCATTCCGGCTGATCAAATACGGATTTATCCTGCTTGGCGGACTGCTTGGTATGTATGGGATCGTACTGGGATTGTATCTCCTTTTCGGACATCTGGCACGGCTGACAAGTTTTCAGATCCCGTATCTGATGCCATTTACCGGAAAAGGGGTTGCCGGGTATCGGGATGAGCGGGATCTTCTGGTGCGGGCACCGATGCGGCGGATGCGATACCGCCCGATTTATGCAGTAAGATCCCAGAGAATCCGGTTACGGGAAAATCAAAAGGTAAGGGGTGACAGAAAACATGTTTGCAGATAA
- a CDS encoding Ger(x)C family spore germination protein, which translates to MEKDKRKLLFGMAVLGLALLTSCQVVEPEKRAYPQVIGIDWQEEEENYIVWLHMASLTEDTGQSKQSGETQPGKELYFTGSDAQEIRAAYEATREQYLDIGHVKAVVFGASLQENGETFKKVLNGMEAESSLGNSPCIFTTESLGELAETVEEQELSLGDFLTGLYENRTDVSAQSPVKLADLYRAFHKNMVLPEIPAIEIDKSIVKVSGT; encoded by the coding sequence ATGGAGAAAGATAAAAGAAAACTTCTTTTTGGTATGGCTGTCCTGGGGCTTGCGCTGCTTACTTCCTGTCAGGTCGTGGAACCGGAAAAACGGGCGTATCCGCAGGTGATCGGGATTGACTGGCAGGAGGAAGAGGAAAATTATATCGTCTGGCTGCATATGGCTTCGCTGACGGAAGATACCGGACAGAGCAAACAAAGCGGCGAGACGCAGCCGGGGAAGGAACTGTATTTTACGGGTTCGGATGCACAGGAGATCCGTGCCGCTTACGAGGCAACCAGAGAGCAATATCTGGATATCGGGCATGTAAAGGCGGTGGTTTTTGGGGCGAGTCTACAGGAGAATGGGGAAACATTCAAAAAAGTGCTGAACGGCATGGAGGCAGAGAGCAGTCTTGGGAACAGTCCCTGTATTTTTACGACGGAGAGTCTCGGGGAACTGGCAGAGACGGTGGAAGAGCAGGAACTTTCCCTGGGAGATTTTCTGACCGGGCTCTATGAAAACCGCACGGATGTATCTGCACAGTCGCCGGTGAAACTTGCAGACCTTTATCGCGCCTTTCATAAAAATATGGTATTACCGGAGATCCCGGCAATAGAAATTGATAAATCCATTGTGAAAGTCTCCGGGACATAG
- a CDS encoding response regulator, which produces MQTRQGEGSTFAVTIPFEIASEKEGKGDSEEEKKESLKGIHLLLAEDNELNVEVARELLEERGAVVSTAADGQEAVRMFEESPEGTYDVILMDVMMPVTDGLEATRKIRASQREEGRKIPIIALTANAFREDME; this is translated from the coding sequence ATGCAAACGAGGCAGGGAGAAGGATCTACGTTTGCGGTGACGATACCGTTTGAGATAGCCTCGGAAAAAGAAGGAAAGGGTGATTCGGAGGAAGAGAAAAAAGAATCACTGAAAGGGATTCATCTGCTACTCGCGGAGGACAATGAGCTGAATGTGGAGGTAGCAAGAGAACTCCTGGAAGAGCGCGGAGCGGTGGTTTCCACGGCAGCGGATGGTCAGGAGGCAGTCCGGATGTTTGAAGAGAGTCCGGAGGGGACATACGATGTGATCCTGATGGATGTGATGATGCCGGTAACGGATGGACTGGAAGCCACGCGAAAGATCCGTGCTTCACAGAGAGAAGAGGGAAGAAAGATTCCGATCATTGCCCTGACGGCAAATGCATTTCGTGAGGATATGGAGTAA
- a CDS encoding ATP-binding protein: MHQSGYGRASGKTDGTGKDDTYDCGDDPKEQIDKQYEEGRKMDSERRENQDAFTCLMEQAVVLGKKKENGDRDWAESFQEFLKLMADCTDADRVLVFPIINGDTYERSFEYWRKDLSFPGTDKRMVSIHWIPEYHQAFCEGRTVVIRDMEELRHEDAVIYHRFHVEGVEMLIAFPLMYRGKLWGYIRIDNPELEQSKQLLSVLPMMGAYLGSMNDGSQMRNVLNRHEYLLSKNRFELEKERQFLDVLCRDYTSVYIVDLEQGSAAMLKLENTANASRMISMQRRKSLDYVSTMKGYAKNYVGEEDLEKFLKIMDLENLKQELAEKERINFRYRSIPNMRGEQYFEVQVVRINEVQFDNRVLIGFHHIDDIIAEEERKQYELQQALERTEASNEVLLAISKIYYEILRIDLEADTYEQIYTERQIYPEEKRTGCASADVRYLHETFGVPEYRERMREFFDLHTLAERLEKDETVAAEYLAVDGNWHTARFIAKRWNNEGKVTHALYVARLISDEKRREKNWIAIAEEANKANAAKTEFISQIAHDIRTPMNAVMGFTEIIGQHPEEPEKVVYGLEKIRTAGKFLQELVDEVLDITRIENGRMRLVPEEVSLAKILSEFQVAIEHVKMGRKLDISYAQHDMIQDRVIVDALRLKQIYTNILSNAVKYTPDGGNVDVEIFEENPEEEKKIRLIAKIRDNGIGMSEEYMEEMYSKFTRATDTRINKVQGHGLGLSIVKELVDLMGGEIQVRSKLGEGTLFEIWIDLDYVNQKEETSVEERKEDYAGYCKGMHLLVAEDNELNYEVVSELLDMYEITCDRADDGSVCVEKFCASKENAYDAILMDMQMPVMDGLQATAAIRRLNHPQAHRIPIIAMTANAFRDDIEKCMDAGMNLHLAKPVNMELLLEALYRLKKDNQKKTGRQEEEK; this comes from the coding sequence ATGCACCAGAGCGGGTATGGACGCGCATCTGGCAAAACCGATGGAACTGGAAAAGATGATACATACGATTGCGGAGATGACCCGAAAGAACAGATAGATAAGCAATACGAGGAAGGTAGAAAAATGGACAGCGAAAGAAGAGAAAATCAGGATGCATTTACCTGTTTGATGGAGCAGGCGGTTGTGCTCGGAAAAAAGAAAGAAAACGGAGACCGGGACTGGGCAGAATCGTTTCAGGAATTTCTGAAACTGATGGCAGACTGTACAGATGCGGACCGGGTACTGGTATTTCCGATCATCAACGGGGATACCTATGAGAGAAGCTTTGAATACTGGAGGAAAGACCTCTCCTTTCCGGGAACGGATAAGCGGATGGTATCGATCCACTGGATCCCGGAGTACCATCAAGCATTTTGTGAGGGACGCACGGTGGTGATCCGTGATATGGAAGAACTCCGGCATGAGGATGCGGTTATTTACCACCGTTTTCATGTGGAAGGTGTGGAGATGCTGATTGCTTTTCCGCTGATGTACCGGGGAAAACTGTGGGGCTATATCCGGATCGATAATCCGGAGCTGGAACAGTCGAAACAGCTGCTTTCGGTGCTTCCGATGATGGGAGCGTATCTTGGCAGTATGAATGACGGCAGTCAGATGCGGAATGTGCTGAACCGGCATGAATACCTGCTGAGCAAGAACCGGTTCGAACTGGAAAAAGAACGGCAGTTTCTGGATGTTTTGTGCAGAGATTACACATCGGTGTATATCGTGGATCTGGAACAGGGATCTGCGGCAATGTTAAAACTGGAAAATACTGCGAATGCGTCACGGATGATTTCCATGCAAAGAAGAAAAAGTCTGGATTATGTCAGCACGATGAAGGGATATGCGAAAAATTATGTGGGAGAAGAAGATCTGGAGAAGTTTCTGAAAATCATGGATCTGGAAAATCTGAAGCAGGAACTCGCAGAAAAAGAGCGTATCAATTTCCGTTACCGGAGCATCCCGAATATGCGAGGAGAGCAGTATTTTGAGGTGCAGGTGGTGCGGATCAACGAAGTACAGTTTGATAACCGGGTACTGATCGGATTTCATCATATTGATGATATCATTGCAGAGGAAGAGAGAAAGCAGTATGAACTGCAGCAGGCACTGGAGCGCACAGAAGCAAGTAATGAAGTACTGCTGGCGATCAGTAAAATCTATTACGAGATTCTGCGGATCGATCTGGAAGCGGATACATATGAGCAAATCTATACGGAACGGCAGATTTATCCGGAAGAAAAAAGAACCGGCTGTGCATCTGCGGATGTGAGATATCTGCATGAGACGTTCGGTGTACCGGAATACCGGGAGCGGATGAGGGAGTTCTTTGACCTGCATACCCTGGCAGAGCGGCTGGAAAAAGACGAAACTGTGGCGGCGGAATATCTGGCTGTGGACGGAAACTGGCATACGGCGCGTTTTATTGCCAAGCGGTGGAATAACGAGGGAAAAGTGACCCATGCGTTATATGTGGCAAGGCTGATCAGTGATGAGAAGCGAAGAGAGAAAAACTGGATCGCCATAGCGGAGGAAGCCAACAAAGCAAATGCTGCGAAGACAGAATTTATCTCGCAGATCGCGCATGACATTCGGACACCGATGAATGCGGTCATGGGATTTACCGAGATTATCGGGCAGCATCCGGAAGAGCCGGAGAAAGTTGTCTATGGACTGGAAAAAATCCGGACCGCAGGAAAGTTTTTGCAGGAACTTGTGGACGAAGTGCTCGATATCACGAGGATTGAAAATGGACGGATGCGGCTCGTACCGGAAGAAGTCAGCCTGGCAAAGATCCTGAGTGAATTTCAGGTTGCCATCGAGCATGTGAAGATGGGAAGAAAGCTGGACATTTCTTACGCGCAGCACGATATGATACAGGATCGGGTGATCGTGGATGCACTGCGCCTGAAACAAATTTATACCAATATTCTGTCCAACGCAGTCAAATACACACCGGATGGCGGAAACGTGGATGTGGAGATTTTTGAGGAAAACCCGGAAGAGGAAAAGAAAATCCGGCTGATCGCGAAGATCCGGGATAATGGAATCGGAATGTCGGAAGAATACATGGAAGAGATGTATTCCAAATTTACCCGTGCCACAGATACAAGAATCAACAAAGTGCAGGGGCATGGACTGGGGCTTTCCATCGTGAAAGAACTGGTCGATCTGATGGGCGGCGAGATTCAGGTACGAAGTAAACTTGGAGAGGGGACGTTATTCGAGATTTGGATTGACCTGGATTATGTCAATCAAAAAGAAGAGACTTCCGTGGAAGAGAGAAAGGAAGATTATGCAGGTTACTGCAAAGGAATGCATCTTCTGGTGGCAGAGGATAACGAGCTGAATTATGAGGTCGTATCGGAACTTTTGGACATGTATGAGATCACCTGTGACCGGGCGGATGACGGTTCGGTCTGTGTGGAAAAATTCTGTGCATCGAAGGAAAACGCGTATGACGCAATCCTGATGGATATGCAGATGCCGGTGATGGACGGCTTACAGGCAACGGCGGCGATCCGCAGGTTAAATCATCCACAGGCACACCGGATTCCGATCATCGCGATGACGGCAAATGCATTTCGGGATGATATAGAAAAATGTATGGATGCGGGAATGAATCTGCATCTGGCAAAGCCTGTCAATATGGAATTGCTTTTGGAGGCTTTGTACCGTCTGAAAAAAGACAACCAGAAAAAAACGGGAAGACAAGAGGAAGAAAAATGA
- a CDS encoding MATE family efflux transporter — MREQRGWELRGEIGQVWRLSLPAILTQITTIAMQYIDSAMVGTLGANASAAIGLVASTTWLFGGITYAISAGFSVQVAHHIGGKKEREARQVVCHGLLVALLVSGLLCLIGLSISGKLPVWLGGNPEIRKDASAYFMVYALMVPFSQINSLNSSFLQCSGDMVTPSILNAVMCVLDVIFNALLIPRFGVMGAGMGTALACACISLTMTARCCIHNEKLHLRRAEGVHFDPEILKKAFRIGTPVAVQEIAMNSAMVAATMIIAPLGAVSIAANSFAVTAESLCYMPGYGIGSAATTLVGRSVGAGEAKQAKRYGNICTAMGVCFMAATGAVMMLICPLVFRMLTPDSSVRSLAAQVLRIELLAEPLFGASIVAAGALRGAGDTFVPSLMNLGSIWIVRLGLAMILVRRLGLHGMWIAMAVELCVRGCLMLYRQRTSKYYNLYKKETVAENA, encoded by the coding sequence ATGAGAGAACAACGTGGCTGGGAATTGCGCGGGGAGATCGGGCAGGTATGGAGACTGAGTCTGCCGGCGATCCTTACGCAGATCACAACGATCGCCATGCAGTATATTGACTCTGCGATGGTAGGCACGCTGGGGGCAAATGCATCCGCAGCGATCGGTCTGGTGGCGTCAACGACCTGGCTTTTTGGAGGAATTACTTATGCGATCTCTGCGGGATTTTCCGTGCAGGTCGCACATCATATCGGAGGAAAAAAAGAGAGAGAGGCAAGACAGGTCGTCTGTCACGGATTGTTGGTTGCCCTGCTGGTGTCGGGGCTTTTGTGCCTGATCGGACTTTCCATCAGCGGAAAGCTTCCGGTGTGGCTGGGAGGCAATCCGGAGATTCGGAAAGACGCGTCGGCGTATTTTATGGTGTACGCGCTGATGGTGCCGTTTTCACAGATCAATTCATTGAATTCTTCGTTCCTGCAATGCAGCGGGGACATGGTGACACCGAGTATCCTGAATGCGGTCATGTGCGTGCTGGATGTGATTTTCAATGCACTTTTGATCCCGCGGTTCGGTGTTATGGGAGCTGGTATGGGAACGGCACTTGCCTGTGCCTGCATCAGCCTGACGATGACAGCGCGGTGCTGTATCCACAATGAAAAACTGCATCTGCGAAGAGCGGAAGGGGTTCACTTTGATCCGGAGATTTTAAAGAAGGCATTCCGCATCGGAACACCGGTGGCAGTGCAGGAGATCGCGATGAACAGTGCGATGGTGGCGGCAACGATGATCATTGCACCGTTGGGAGCCGTCTCGATCGCAGCCAATTCGTTCGCAGTGACCGCGGAGAGTCTGTGTTATATGCCGGGATATGGGATCGGATCGGCGGCGACAACGCTGGTTGGAAGAAGTGTGGGTGCCGGTGAGGCGAAACAGGCAAAACGGTATGGAAATATCTGTACGGCGATGGGGGTATGCTTTATGGCGGCGACCGGAGCGGTCATGATGCTGATCTGCCCGCTGGTTTTTCGGATGCTGACACCGGATTCGTCGGTACGGTCATTGGCGGCGCAGGTGCTTCGCATCGAACTTCTGGCGGAGCCGCTGTTTGGAGCATCGATCGTGGCAGCAGGAGCACTCCGTGGAGCCGGAGATACTTTCGTTCCGAGTCTCATGAATCTGGGAAGCATCTGGATCGTGCGTCTGGGACTTGCAATGATTCTGGTAAGACGGCTGGGACTTCACGGCATGTGGATCGCGATGGCAGTGGAACTCTGTGTGAGAGGCTGTCTGATGTTATACAGACAGAGGACGTCGAAGTATTATAATCTGTATAAAAAGGAAACGGTTGCAGAAAATGCGTAA
- a CDS encoding glucose-6-phosphate isomerase has product MATWKNLDTLSSYKKLSGLKNHVDIAAAMSGEQGGERVKNYSTPMAAGLQYNYAAKEVDETVLAALAELAGEAQLIDKFKELYNGAVINTGENRMVLHHLARTQLGNPVVVDGVDKREFYVAQQKKAADFANKVHAGEIVNEAGEKFTTVVQIGIGGSDLGPRALYIALENWAKANNTFKMEAKFISNVDPDDAAAVLASVDLAHALFIVVSKSGTTLETLTNEAFVKDALTKAGLNPSKHMLAVTSETSPLAKSDEYLTAIFMDDYIGGRYSSVSGVGGAILSLAFGPEVFAELLDGAAAEDKLATNRDLLKNPDMLDALIGVYERNVQGYPSTAVLPYSQALSRFPAHLQQCDMESNGKSVNRFGEPVDYVTGPVIFGEPGTNGQHSFYQLLHQGTDIVPLQFIGFKNSQLGVDVDIENSTSQQKLCANVAAQIVAFACGKEDENLNKNFKGKRPSSIIVGDKLTPASLGALLAHFENKIMFQGFVWNLNSFDQEGVQLGKILAKRVLAHDTDGALKVFSDMLNI; this is encoded by the coding sequence ATGGCAACATGGAAAAATCTGGACACCCTTTCATCTTATAAAAAACTTTCCGGATTGAAAAATCATGTGGATATTGCCGCTGCAATGTCCGGAGAACAGGGTGGCGAACGTGTAAAGAACTACAGCACTCCAATGGCTGCAGGTTTACAGTACAATTACGCAGCAAAAGAAGTGGATGAAACTGTTCTCGCAGCTCTGGCTGAACTGGCAGGCGAAGCACAGTTAATTGATAAATTCAAAGAACTGTACAATGGTGCTGTGATCAACACCGGTGAAAACCGTATGGTTCTGCATCACCTGGCTCGTACACAGCTGGGTAATCCTGTCGTTGTTGACGGCGTGGACAAACGTGAATTCTATGTGGCACAGCAGAAAAAAGCTGCTGATTTTGCAAACAAAGTACATGCCGGTGAAATCGTAAACGAAGCCGGTGAAAAATTCACAACCGTTGTACAGATCGGTATCGGCGGAAGTGACCTGGGTCCTCGTGCTTTATATATCGCACTGGAAAACTGGGCAAAAGCCAACAACACCTTCAAAATGGAAGCAAAATTCATCAGCAACGTAGATCCGGATGATGCAGCTGCTGTTTTGGCATCTGTAGATCTGGCACACGCTCTGTTTATCGTTGTATCCAAATCCGGTACGACTCTGGAAACTCTGACCAACGAAGCATTTGTTAAAGATGCTCTGACAAAAGCAGGTCTGAATCCTTCCAAACATATGCTGGCAGTTACCAGTGAGACTTCTCCGCTGGCTAAGAGCGATGAATACCTGACCGCAATCTTCATGGATGATTACATCGGCGGACGTTACTCTTCCGTATCCGGTGTAGGTGGCGCGATCCTTTCTCTGGCTTTCGGACCGGAAGTTTTCGCAGAACTTCTCGACGGTGCCGCAGCAGAAGACAAACTGGCTACCAACCGTGATCTGTTAAAGAACCCGGATATGCTGGATGCTCTGATCGGCGTATACGAAAGAAATGTACAGGGATATCCTTCCACAGCAGTTCTGCCATACTCTCAGGCACTGAGCCGTTTCCCGGCACATCTGCAGCAGTGTGATATGGAATCCAACGGAAAATCTGTCAACCGTTTCGGTGAACCGGTAGATTATGTAACCGGACCGGTGATCTTCGGAGAACCAGGAACCAACGGACAGCACTCTTTCTATCAGTTACTGCATCAGGGAACTGATATCGTTCCGCTGCAGTTCATCGGATTCAAAAACAGCCAGCTGGGCGTAGATGTTGATATCGAAAACAGCACCAGCCAGCAGAAACTGTGTGCAAACGTAGCTGCACAGATCGTAGCATTTGCCTGCGGTAAAGAAGACGAAAACCTGAACAAGAACTTCAAAGGAAAACGTCCTTCCAGCATCATCGTTGGAGACAAACTGACACCTGCATCTCTGGGTGCTCTGTTAGCTCACTTTGAAAACAAGATCATGTTCCAGGGCTTCGTATGGAACCTGAACAGCTTCGACCAGGAAGGCGTACAGCTTGGTAAGATCCTTGCAAAACGCGTTCTGGCTCATGATACTGACGGCGCTCTGAAAGTTTTCAGTGATATGCTGAATATCTAA
- the ilvD gene encoding dihydroxy-acid dehydratase, which yields MELISQKMRKLAPELDPLRIGTGWKKEDLDKVQVMVESTYGDSHPGSGHLNLLVEEVRKGIAEEGGYGARYFCTDICDGESQGTDGINYSLASREMIANMIEIHANATPFDAGVYLSSCDKGVPGNLIGMMRVDIPSVFVPGGTMNAGPDMLTLEQLGMYSARYERGEIDEAMLDWAKCNACPSCGACSFIGTASTMQIMAEALGLALPGSALMPSTSPDLLAFAREAGRQAVRLAKMENMKPSDIVTIKSFENAILVHAAISGSTNCLLHLPAIAHELGIEITGETFDRLHRNARYLLDVRPAGRWPAECFYYAGGVPAIMEEIREHLHLDVMTVTGKTMGENLDELKHNGFYEKCDRWLQEFNQRYQINLKKEDIIRPYADAIGTDGSIAILKGNLAPEGAVIKHTACPKEMFRSVLWARPFDSEEECLDAVLKHKVRKGDAVFIRYEGPKGSGMPEMFYTSEAISSDKELGKSIALITDGRFSGASTGPVIGHCSPEAVDGGPIALVEEGDLIEIDVFERKLNIIGVAGERKTPEEIDAILTERKAAWKPREPKYKKGVLKLFSQHAASPMKGAYLE from the coding sequence ATGGAACTGATCAGTCAGAAAATGAGAAAATTAGCGCCGGAACTGGATCCGCTGCGGATCGGAACCGGCTGGAAAAAAGAAGATTTGGACAAAGTACAGGTTATGGTGGAGAGCACCTACGGAGACAGTCATCCGGGAAGCGGACACCTGAATCTGCTGGTGGAAGAGGTAAGAAAAGGAATCGCAGAAGAAGGAGGTTATGGCGCGCGGTATTTCTGCACGGATATCTGTGACGGAGAGAGCCAGGGAACGGACGGAATCAATTACAGCCTGGCAAGCCGGGAAATGATCGCAAATATGATCGAGATCCATGCCAATGCAACTCCATTCGATGCTGGGGTGTATCTGTCAAGCTGTGATAAAGGTGTTCCGGGAAATCTGATCGGTATGATGCGGGTGGATATCCCGTCTGTCTTTGTTCCGGGTGGAACGATGAACGCAGGACCGGATATGCTGACGCTCGAACAGCTCGGCATGTACAGTGCCCGATATGAGCGCGGGGAGATCGATGAAGCAATGCTGGACTGGGCAAAATGCAACGCCTGTCCGAGCTGCGGCGCCTGCTCCTTTATCGGAACCGCATCCACGATGCAGATCATGGCGGAAGCACTGGGACTGGCACTTCCGGGAAGTGCCCTGATGCCGTCCACCAGCCCGGATCTTCTGGCATTTGCCCGAGAAGCCGGCAGACAGGCGGTACGTCTGGCAAAGATGGAGAATATGAAACCATCGGATATCGTAACAATCAAAAGCTTTGAAAATGCGATTCTTGTCCACGCGGCAATCTCCGGAAGCACGAACTGTCTGCTGCATCTTCCGGCGATCGCCCATGAACTGGGCATCGAGATCACCGGTGAGACCTTTGACCGGCTACACCGGAACGCCCGGTATCTTCTGGATGTCCGTCCGGCAGGCAGGTGGCCGGCAGAATGTTTCTACTATGCGGGAGGCGTGCCGGCGATCATGGAAGAGATCCGGGAACATCTGCATCTGGATGTGATGACCGTCACAGGAAAGACAATGGGAGAAAATCTGGACGAATTGAAACACAATGGTTTTTATGAAAAATGCGACCGCTGGCTGCAGGAATTCAATCAGCGTTACCAGATCAACCTGAAAAAAGAAGATATCATCCGCCCATACGCGGATGCGATCGGAACGGACGGAAGCATCGCCATCTTAAAAGGCAATCTGGCACCGGAGGGCGCGGTGATCAAACACACCGCCTGCCCAAAAGAAATGTTCCGGTCTGTGCTGTGGGCGCGTCCGTTTGACAGCGAGGAGGAATGTCTGGATGCGGTGCTGAAGCATAAAGTCCGGAAAGGCGATGCGGTATTTATCCGCTACGAAGGACCGAAGGGCAGCGGCATGCCGGAGATGTTCTATACTTCTGAGGCGATTAGCAGCGACAAAGAACTGGGAAAAAGCATTGCACTGATCACTGACGGAAGATTTTCCGGCGCATCCACCGGACCGGTCATCGGACATTGCAGTCCGGAAGCGGTAGACGGCGGTCCGATTGCCCTGGTGGAAGAGGGAGATCTGATCGAGATCGATGTGTTTGAGCGAAAGTTAAATATCATTGGTGTGGCAGGTGAGCGAAAGACACCGGAAGAAATCGATGCGATTTTAACAGAACGAAAGGCCGCCTGGAAGCCACGGGAACCGAAATACAAAAAAGGCGTCCTGAAACTGTTCAGCCAGCATGCCGCAAGCCCGATGAAAGGGGCATATCTCGAATAA